From the Pleurodeles waltl isolate 20211129_DDA chromosome 6, aPleWal1.hap1.20221129, whole genome shotgun sequence genome, the window CGGGCCCCCGCCGCCCCCGCAGTGGTAGCTCAGGCAGTACGGGTCCCGGCACAGGCTGGCCGTCATGACCGAGGCGGGCGGCGAGGCCCGGGAGAGCGGGCTGGAGCCCGCCCCCTTGCCGCAGCCCAGCCCGCCCGACAGCGGAGAGCCCTTGCTGTGGTCCAGGCTGACGCCGTGCTGCAGGAACTGGTGCGAGTAGCCGCCGTAGGCCGAGGCCAGGCTGCCGGCGTAGCCCAGGGAGGCGGGCGGCAGCGGGAAGACGGTCTGCCCGGGCTTGTAGGGGGAGACGGGCGCCACCAGGCCGCCGCCCAGCGCCGccgaggaggacgaggaggaggtgggggtgctggaggCAGAGTCGGAGCACATGCCCTTGCCGGCGCCGTCCGGCTCCAGACGCCCGTGGGTCCCGGCGGACTCCTTGGCCGACTCGCCTTCCTTCTTGTCGGCCGCCTCGCCGGCCTTGGCGTCGGGCGGCAGCGGGGAGTGCGAGGGCGGGGAGCCGGGGCTGCCGGTGCGGGGCGTGAAGGGCTGGCAGGCGGCGCTCGGCACCCGGAAGCCGGCCTTGTCCGCGGCCTCCTTCTTGCCGCTCTCGCTCTGCTTGGAGTAGGGCTTGAAGCTGGACTTGTCCTCGGCGCCGATGTCGCTCAGCTTCAGCGGGCCCGCCTTGTCCTTGTCCCcgcaggaggaggaggacgacgagaGCTTGGACGAGGGCGACGGGTCGGGCTTGCCGATCTGCGAGCAGGTCTGGGCCAGCAGCGCCAGCGGGCTCTTCTTGGCGTCGAGCTGCGgggaagagagggggagagggcGTTAGAGGGCGCTCACCGGCTGGacacacagcacaacaccacaCCTAAGCGAGCAGCGCTGCACCTACGGGTATTGCGGTTTTACAAAATACCTTACAATGCGAGACACTGTGGATACATTACATACTGAAATAATGCAGCATTTCTAGAACCATGAAAGGGTATTATTCCCACATATGTACTCGTCTTAAACAGTACTACATTACTTTGAGGATTACGTACTGCCAAACCTTAGTGGTTTACACATTGTTTTAAACGTGATCTCCAGAGTGTTGCACTATTTACAGAACCACGTGCACAGGTTTTACCCAAGCTAAGATGTTTTTAAATTTGGCTAGAGTGACCCTTGGAGTGTTGCTGAATTCCAGAGGTAAACCTGACTTACTTCTAGAATTCTAAGTGTCCAAGAGTAAGTTACCCAACTCGCAGTACTTTTGTCATTTGGCCAAGTGTCTTTAAAATTCCAACACCAATAGCAGGTTTACCACTGAATTAATTAGGTTAACAACAAAGAGTGCATTTGGTTCTCTGTTCAGTCTACCCATATAAAGCACTAGCTAATTGGGGTGCCTGCATGGAAAGGTAGTAAGTAGCAACGTTATTTACGAAATCGGCCCGGGTCACAGGTTTTTGCCGTAGTTTACTCGTCGAGTACTGTTGGCACGCAGGAGTAAGTCCGCAGCGCCCCGAGAAAATGTCACACCTGCTCATAGCAAAATGTTTTTGAAACGGCACAATGTCTTTAATTTAATAAAGGGTGCATTAATTGACTTCTGTGCGGTCTGCCCACAGAACTGTCTAATTGGCAGCACCACATGTAAAACTATTGCTAAAGCTTAGCTTTTTACATAACGCACGAGTTTGAGACGTCATTTAAGCACCAACTGAGAAAGCGACCATGGAATCTAAATTGAGTCCCTTGGTTCCCTGATCTGTTCTCTACATGGCAATACTAAGCCAATTAATTGGAACGATTACATATACAAGTAACATCAAATCTCAAGGCTTTTATGGTATTTGAAATTAAGAAACAATTTATACGTTTCCCATTGGAAGGTACAAGTAAACAATGAACAAAGGCAGGGAATTAGTCCTCTGCTCAGTATTCCAGAAAACTGCTTTTCACAAGACTGTTAAACGTACACCTACTATCAAATCTTAGTTCTTGACAGCGGGGCTAACGGTAAACTGCAGTCTAGTTTACACACAGTAAGGTTTTACAAGTCTGGCAGCTTTAAGATGTATGTTTTGTCTGGACTTTTGGGCGCCGTATGTTGACACATAACTACATTTTACGAATGAGGAAAAGAAACCACTTCAAAATACACCATCCGTATGCTGGTGGCCTGAACTGTTTCAGAATTCTTTTATGtctataaattatttttttcattagaCAACTGTTTGTACTAACAGGCCGTCTGAATATTAAAACTACATTTTACAAACAAGTGTAACAATTCTGTTAGACTACAGATCAGCACTTGGAGGAATTATTTTGCATTAAACAGTCACACCCTGGCACAGCACCTCTAAATGGTCAAGCTGTGGGTGAGTTCCACGTAAACAGAGGTTCACTGTTCCTATTCCAACTTCCAGTGAGGACATGACGTAGGGATGAGTCGAATTAAACCGGAAGATTGTGCAGAGGGTGTAAATATTCGTGAGGTAGACAGACTATCTTCAAAATGCCAATGAAATGTGGGCTGGAGACCTCGGGTTAGGGGCGAGGGCATTTTAAATacagtcaaacaactcaaaggAGATAAACTTGGCCTCCAGAATATCAAACTAAACCATAACAGTTTTATAAACTTTTCCTGCGAGAGCTGGGCGCGGTGCTTGGCAGGGTGCCTTGAAACATTTGGTAGGTGGGTGGCATTAAAGACTCAATAACTGAGTGATATAACAGCATATTAAATAGTTGAACACGTCACTCTTTGAAGTCAAACACGTGTTTTTTCTCCCATGTCCTCCAGGCTGTATTTTACATGGCCTGCACTCCTCGGTCTGGATGTGATGCTGCCACCAGCCAGTCTCAGGTGCGGGGCTGGGGGGTGCTGCTCACTTGGCCTTTCCCTCCTGTACAAGAGCCCGGACCACCCCATCACTTCGCCCCGGTTCTCCTAGTTCGTGCTTTAATAGGCCGCCTTCTGCGATTTCATCTAGTCCCTGGCTGCCTGAACACCCACGGACCCACGCCTGGCAGCAGCTCGTACAGATGCCACAGTAAACATAGCCAACCTCGGTGTGTGCGTCACTGTCAACACGCAAACTCCTGTGTGCGAAGGTGCCACTGTAAACACAAGCCTTCCGTTCATGTCACTGTAAACACACCAAACTCCTAAGTCTGTATCTCACTGAGAACGCGCTAAAACGGTGTATGAAGGGGACATTGTAAACACCTAACTCTCTTATGTGTTGGATGTATCTTAATAAAAGCATGCAATCTTTTGTGTGGGAATGTGTCactgtgaacacac encodes:
- the ZNF503 gene encoding zinc finger protein 503 — its product is MITSPSLSAARDRVFGQQSGAAFLHPVPPSDPARQAQRLPIKVLKMLTARSGHILHPEYLQPLPSTPVSPIELDAKKSPLALLAQTCSQIGKPDPSPSSKLSSSSSSCGDKDKAGPLKLSDIGAEDKSSFKPYSKQSESGKKEAADKAGFRVPSAACQPFTPRTGSPGSPPSHSPLPPDAKAGEAADKKEGESAKESAGTHGRLEPDGAGKGMCSDSASSTPTSSSSSSAALGGGLVAPVSPYKPGQTVFPLPPASLGYAGSLASAYGGYSHQFLQHGVSLDHSKGSPLSGGLGCGKGAGSSPLSRASPPASVMTASLCRDPYCLSYHCGGGGGPETLKGYPFLYGAPPMASLPQQHPLSGHPLYPYGFMLPNEPQPHVCNWVSASGPCDKRFPSSEELLAHLRTHTAFSGADKLLASYPGSSSSLAAAMACHMHLPHSGSPGPLALRSPHHHSAAAAAAAAAYGLSSRYHPYSKSPLQGGPGAPLPVPASAQGHYYSPYALYGQRLTTASALGYQ